A window from Acropora palmata chromosome 14, jaAcrPala1.3, whole genome shotgun sequence encodes these proteins:
- the LOC141865596 gene encoding uncharacterized protein LOC141865596, with translation MSNIDSVSNKIDKFPLFIPQLYQVDLPGTGDSKYQSKSSLKADANSEDGHGFHVVVAKSDESPAGQKWFEVWKQHSFSITIISITTFLLLYSIVAIAVRGFEAAQSLFGITMFLWFCMAYVFVRDHWGASIYKACMEPVVSAVRGRWRYLKWVFLFLLLVALGVFFGLDTAKQPIRFISLAGLCCNILFSWIFSKHRRRESRGPDFKREESDVNVSDGVRL, from the exons ATGAGCAATATTGACTCTGTGAgtaacaaaattgataaatttcCACTTTTTATCCCACAGCTTTATCAGGTGGACTTGCCTGGCACCGGCGACTCCAAATATCAGTCTAAATCCAGTCTAAAGGCAGATGCGAATTCGGAAGATGGTCATGGTTTTCATGTGGTGGTTGCAAAGTCGGATGAGTCACCTGCGGGGCAGAAGTGGTTTGAAGTATGGAAGCAACATAGTTTTTCCATCACTATCATCTCCATCACAACCTTTTTGCTTCTCTACAGTATTGTAGCCATTGCTGTGAGGGGATTTGAAGCTGCCCAGTCGCTGTTTGGTATTACCATGTTTCTCTGGTTCTGTATGGCGTACGTGTTTGTTCGTGATCACTGGGGAGCTAGCATTTACAAAGCATGCATGGAACCAGTTGTTAGTGCAGTGCGAGGCCGATGGCGATACTTAAAATG ggttttccttttccttctcTTGGTTGCTCTTGGAGTTTTCTTTGGACTTGACACTGCAAAGCAGCCCATTCGTTTTATTTCCCTTGCTGGACTATGTTGCAATATTCTATTTTCCTGGATCTTTTCCAAGCACCGACGAAGG GAATCAAGGGGCCCAGATTTCAAACGAGAGGAGAGTGACGTCAATGTCTCAGATGGTGTTCGATTGTAA